From Microcoleus sp. bin38.metabat.b11b12b14.051, one genomic window encodes:
- a CDS encoding methyl-accepting chemotaxis protein: protein MLPKIKKLSLRIKAIVFAIALSTVPVILTGTMTYVFASQHLTNYVIKYQESRAVSTANQVKNLILERYHEVEDMANLSILNDPRVSQTTSPNQKQAVLDKYITAADGYDSIAVADLQGNTILQSSGEKIIDIEKREYFQEVIKTNRPTVVQPRKSFINGKYAIFAAAPVIELNTGKTIAVIRTRTPTTYLEQSFHENQAQLTRESKGLQQEQYHLIDGNGKFFSATETDQVSRDARSDFSVFKRMQSLRRIDSAIDIDRINGAEQLITYAPIETSKELPELGWSVIIANDKKEVFAPQNELLYALMAGVGITVAVVSAIAIFIASRTTRSVNNIVRAIASSSSQIAVSIEQQERIASQQLSAVDRTATTMDELGESSQACASQAEAAAFGAAQALQLTVGGSQAVDNSLKQMANLTENVGAIQKQILHLSEQTDRIGNISSLVSDLANQTNMLALNAAVEAVRAGESGKGFAVVASEIRKLADRSKESASKINALVADIQKAISSTVTVTDDGTKTVENGVKIARKTADAFAGVASAIDRIALNSKQISVTSKNQAIAIQDVVEAVNSLNLAARETASGISQVKLGISQLNHAAQNLKSAV, encoded by the coding sequence ATGCTCCCAAAAATCAAAAAATTGTCTTTAAGAATTAAAGCGATTGTTTTTGCGATCGCCCTCAGTACCGTCCCAGTTATATTGACAGGAACGATGACTTATGTATTTGCCAGCCAACACCTGACTAACTACGTAATTAAGTATCAAGAATCACGGGCGGTCTCTACTGCAAATCAGGTGAAAAACTTGATATTAGAACGCTATCATGAAGTTGAGGATATGGCTAATCTAAGTATACTGAACGACCCCCGAGTCAGCCAAACCACATCACCAAATCAAAAACAAGCTGTGTTAGATAAATATATCACAGCAGCGGATGGCTATGACAGTATTGCAGTCGCCGACTTGCAGGGAAATACTATTTTGCAATCGAGCGGAGAAAAAATTATAGATATCGAGAAGCGCGAGTATTTTCAGGAAGTCATCAAAACTAATCGTCCTACAGTTGTGCAACCCAGAAAGTCATTTATTAATGGCAAATACGCCATTTTTGCTGCGGCTCCCGTGATCGAATTAAACACAGGAAAAACTATCGCAGTTATCAGAACTCGCACGCCTACAACTTATTTAGAGCAAAGTTTTCATGAAAACCAAGCACAATTAACGAGAGAATCGAAGGGATTACAACAAGAGCAATACCATTTAATTGATGGCAATGGCAAGTTTTTTTCCGCAACAGAAACTGACCAAGTGAGCAGAGATGCAAGGTCAGACTTTAGTGTTTTCAAAAGAATGCAATCCCTGAGAAGAATTGACAGTGCCATAGATATAGATCGCATTAATGGAGCTGAGCAACTAATTACTTACGCCCCTATTGAAACATCCAAAGAACTGCCAGAATTGGGTTGGAGCGTGATTATTGCCAACGACAAAAAAGAGGTATTTGCTCCGCAAAATGAGTTGCTGTATGCTTTGATGGCAGGAGTTGGCATAACTGTTGCTGTTGTTAGCGCGATCGCAATTTTTATAGCTAGTCGCACTACTCGCTCGGTAAATAACATTGTGCGGGCGATCGCCTCTTCTTCCTCACAAATTGCTGTCAGCATCGAACAACAGGAGCGCATCGCCAGCCAACAACTATCTGCTGTCGATCGCACTGCGACTACAATGGACGAATTGGGCGAATCAAGCCAAGCTTGTGCCTCGCAAGCCGAAGCCGCTGCTTTCGGGGCAGCCCAGGCTCTGCAACTCACGGTAGGAGGGAGTCAAGCGGTAGACAACAGCTTGAAACAAATGGCAAATTTGACAGAAAATGTCGGAGCAATTCAAAAGCAAATTTTGCATTTGAGCGAGCAAACCGATCGCATTGGCAATATCTCCAGTTTAGTCAGTGATTTAGCCAACCAAACAAATATGCTCGCCCTCAACGCTGCTGTCGAAGCAGTTAGAGCGGGTGAAAGCGGCAAAGGATTTGCTGTAGTTGCGAGCGAGATTCGCAAATTAGCCGATCGCAGTAAGGAATCTGCCAGCAAAATTAATGCCTTAGTTGCCGACATCCAGAAAGCGATTAGTTCGACAGTAACAGTGACGGATGACGGCACAAAAACAGTGGAAAATGGCGTGAAAATTGCCCGCAAAACTGCCGACGCATTTGCTGGAGTCGCCTCGGCGATCGATCGCATTGCTTTGAATAGCAAACAAATTTCTGTTACATCCAAAAATCAGGCGATCGCCATTCAGGATGTAGTTGAAGCCGTCAACTCTCTCAACCTCGCCGCCCGGGAAACGGCCTCCGGCATTTCTCAAGTCAAACTCGGCATTTCTCAGCTCAACCATGCAGCACAAAATCTAAAATCAGCAGTGTAG
- a CDS encoding methyl-accepting chemotaxis protein: MLNKFFQKIQHRVLLLLILSTLIPVFLVGWYGISSSAAALQTLALSNLDESVASSGEKIVNNLQNISYDVLILSKSPPIQGMIRAKEGNGVDKETNSTYQNLAQRMQIIFSSMMEVKPYYMQLRYIDEKGNELVRLNYDGKQIKIIPESQLQNQANRDYFSATMNIKAGEIYVSQFNLNQERGKIEIPYKPTIRHATPIFDAKGERKGILIANSFGQNLIDIVKNINHEGSEQAFIFNQKGNYIYHPNPKKEWGSEIKTNENITKDYSAEIVNLLLSGGQGNIDVGDLVIGYHTVFLTKDSHKNFVVIVNEAQKKSLFASVFALKKIATLITVFSLGTVLALGFIVLQQLIKLIRGIIYEISSFSLQILSNMNQQEQVVGQQFLSVNETTATLEKLGISSRHTAEQAEAVAAAALQALTLAQEGTQMVDQTLNQMLSLRQAVTAISQQNQRLGDSTSQIGNISALANLVSDLAAQTNMLALNAAVEAVRAGEYGKGFAVVASEIRKLADESQQAAQKINGIIPEIKGAIESTVKATEESRKIVVAGVKTAQDTAEAFTGVREACNLVFASNQQISLNIKQQAIAIGQVADEMNSLNRTASQTISGISQVKLGTQKLNQAALNLKSVV, encoded by the coding sequence ATGCTCAATAAGTTTTTCCAAAAAATCCAACACCGAGTGCTACTGCTTTTAATTTTAAGTACCTTGATTCCAGTATTTCTGGTAGGCTGGTATGGAATTTCTTCTTCCGCAGCAGCACTGCAAACTTTAGCATTAAGCAATCTTGATGAAAGTGTAGCTTCTAGCGGAGAGAAAATCGTTAACAATTTGCAAAATATCAGTTACGATGTTTTAATTCTCAGCAAATCTCCCCCTATTCAAGGAATGATTAGAGCCAAAGAGGGCAATGGAGTAGACAAAGAAACTAATTCAACTTATCAAAATTTGGCACAGCGAATGCAAATTATATTTTCATCAATGATGGAAGTCAAGCCATATTATATGCAGTTGCGCTACATAGATGAGAAAGGTAATGAACTCGTGCGCCTAAATTATGATGGAAAACAAATCAAAATAATTCCCGAATCCCAACTACAAAATCAAGCTAATAGAGATTATTTTTCGGCAACCATGAATATCAAAGCTGGAGAAATCTATGTGTCCCAATTCAATCTGAATCAGGAGCGCGGTAAAATAGAAATTCCTTACAAGCCAACCATTCGCCACGCTACTCCAATTTTTGATGCCAAAGGAGAAAGAAAAGGTATTTTAATTGCTAATTCCTTCGGGCAGAATTTGATCGATATAGTTAAAAATATCAATCACGAAGGTTCAGAGCAAGCTTTTATATTCAATCAAAAAGGTAACTATATATACCATCCCAATCCTAAAAAAGAATGGGGCTCGGAAATAAAAACAAATGAAAATATCACAAAAGATTATTCAGCAGAGATAGTGAATCTACTTCTTTCTGGCGGCCAAGGAAATATTGATGTCGGTGACTTAGTGATTGGTTACCATACAGTATTTTTGACAAAAGACAGCCACAAAAATTTTGTGGTAATTGTCAATGAAGCACAAAAAAAATCGCTCTTTGCTTCAGTTTTTGCTTTAAAAAAAATCGCCACTCTTATTACTGTATTTTCCCTAGGTACTGTACTGGCATTAGGATTTATTGTCCTGCAACAACTAATTAAGCTGATCCGAGGAATAATCTACGAAATATCGTCATTTTCCCTGCAAATATTATCTAATATGAACCAGCAAGAGCAAGTAGTGGGCCAGCAATTTCTGTCTGTCAATGAAACAACTGCAACTCTAGAAAAATTGGGCATATCTTCTCGACACACAGCCGAGCAAGCTGAGGCTGTTGCAGCAGCAGCTCTCCAAGCTTTAACACTAGCCCAAGAAGGTACTCAAATGGTTGACCAAACTCTCAATCAAATGCTGAGTCTCAGACAAGCTGTGACAGCAATTTCTCAACAAAATCAGCGCTTGGGGGATAGCACGAGTCAGATTGGTAATATCTCGGCTTTGGCAAACTTAGTTAGCGATTTAGCTGCTCAGACAAATATGCTGGCTCTGAATGCCGCTGTCGAAGCAGTGAGAGCTGGGGAGTATGGCAAAGGTTTTGCGGTGGTAGCCAGCGAGATTCGTAAATTAGCAGATGAAAGCCAACAAGCCGCACAAAAGATTAATGGTATTATTCCAGAGATTAAGGGCGCGATCGAATCGACAGTGAAAGCAACCGAAGAAAGTCGCAAAATAGTCGTGGCTGGGGTAAAAACGGCGCAGGATACGGCAGAAGCTTTTACGGGGGTTCGGGAAGCTTGCAATCTGGTGTTTGCTAGCAACCAGCAAATTTCTTTGAATATTAAACAGCAGGCGATCGCTATTGGGCAAGTAGCTGATGAAATGAACTCTTTGAACCGTACTGCATCTCAAACTATCAGCGGCATTAGTCAAGTCAAACTAGGCACTCAAAAACTCAATCAAGCTGCTTTAAATCTTAAGTCTGTAGTCTAA
- a CDS encoding hybrid sensor histidine kinase/response regulator, with the protein MIEDEELRGVFKVASEEHLQKLDDGLLYLEQHPGDSAKLEELLRETHSLKGDAGMLAVKNVASLAHQIEHILGGIKRGETQLNPEISDRLSQGLDAIRKLVDEAVTGKDSGVNTFYVLASMMGASNKPQPAAPTAEPKSSEIPEEALITTEFTDSETAPIESNSETYWPTNLDNNYSVSTLQSEQELLLQAQKKSVANGSVTAPTSQTNVTASSSSSYRIETIRVATENLDDLMTQAGELTVTKTRLIHRLNDIEKLTNLWENWSREAFMNRLVFHQIASEKNGIQQNALIVQLQSYYQRTEESLERLGILANRLKTRVDEDTTRLELIAEELESGIRTLRLLPLSTIFNLFPRAVRDLAKREGKEVELVIEGGETRADKRILEEMKDPLMHMIRNAIDHGIETPVERENLGKNRAATLRIKGYQTASNIVIEISDDGRGLNLDRIKQTAVRRNICTPEELAVMTESQIQMLIFAPGFSTRTFVTEISGRGVGLDVVRTNVEALKGSIQVESLSGKECTFCLQIGTSLATANVLIVAVDGIAYALPIEFIETAKFVVNSEIFSLESKATIIYEAQPLSVAYLADLLDVNNRELLQKYRVQRPDSWIKFKRRTEGESLTSDDRKMSCIVLKVGEERLGLFIDALIDEQDVVIKPQSQLLKRVRNVSGATILGTGEVCMVLNPHDLIKSVRQQVLSRGVAGARSPIETVSRKQVILLAEDSIATRTQEKRILEGAGYEVVTAVDGLDAFNKLKTRYFDALISDVQMPNLDGLGLTAKIREQKEYSELPIILVTSLASDEDRKRGADAGANAYIPKGTFNQDVLIETLKRLV; encoded by the coding sequence ATGATTGAAGATGAAGAACTCCGAGGTGTATTTAAAGTTGCTAGTGAAGAACACTTGCAGAAACTCGACGATGGATTGCTGTACTTGGAACAACACCCCGGGGACTCAGCTAAGCTAGAAGAATTGCTGCGGGAAACCCATTCTCTTAAAGGCGATGCGGGGATGCTGGCGGTTAAAAATGTCGCCTCTTTAGCTCATCAAATAGAGCATATTTTGGGAGGTATCAAGCGGGGAGAGACTCAACTAAATCCAGAGATTAGCGATCGACTTTCCCAAGGTTTAGACGCCATCCGCAAACTCGTTGACGAAGCCGTAACGGGTAAAGACTCTGGTGTCAATACATTTTACGTCCTCGCTAGCATGATGGGCGCTTCTAACAAGCCCCAGCCCGCCGCCCCCACAGCAGAGCCAAAATCCTCAGAAATACCAGAAGAAGCATTAATAACAACGGAATTTACTGATTCGGAAACTGCTCCAATCGAAAGCAATAGTGAAACTTATTGGCCCACTAACTTAGATAATAATTACTCTGTTTCGACGCTACAATCAGAGCAAGAACTGCTGCTGCAAGCTCAAAAAAAATCTGTCGCTAATGGCTCGGTTACAGCACCGACTTCCCAAACAAATGTTACCGCTTCGTCTAGCTCATCCTACCGCATCGAAACAATCCGCGTTGCTACGGAAAATTTAGACGATTTAATGACTCAAGCTGGGGAACTAACTGTTACCAAAACTAGGCTAATTCACCGACTTAACGATATCGAAAAACTTACCAATCTGTGGGAAAATTGGAGCAGGGAAGCTTTTATGAATCGGTTGGTTTTTCATCAGATAGCATCCGAAAAAAATGGTATTCAACAAAACGCCCTGATCGTGCAGCTACAGAGTTATTACCAGCGTACTGAAGAAAGTTTAGAACGTTTGGGAATTCTAGCAAATCGATTGAAAACTAGAGTAGATGAAGATACGACTAGACTCGAATTAATTGCCGAGGAATTAGAATCAGGAATTCGCACTCTCAGATTGCTGCCTTTGTCTACTATTTTTAATCTATTTCCCCGAGCGGTGAGAGACTTGGCTAAGCGGGAAGGGAAAGAGGTTGAATTAGTCATTGAAGGTGGAGAAACTAGAGCTGACAAACGCATTTTAGAAGAAATGAAAGACCCTTTAATGCACATGATTCGCAATGCGATAGACCACGGGATAGAGACGCCCGTGGAACGAGAAAATCTCGGCAAAAATCGCGCAGCTACTCTCCGAATTAAAGGCTACCAGACTGCTAGCAATATAGTCATTGAAATTTCTGATGACGGCCGGGGTCTGAATCTCGATCGCATTAAACAAACTGCTGTAAGACGCAACATTTGTACGCCTGAAGAACTCGCGGTTATGACAGAAAGCCAAATCCAAATGCTGATTTTTGCTCCGGGTTTTTCTACCCGAACATTTGTGACTGAAATCTCGGGACGCGGGGTGGGTTTAGATGTAGTTCGGACGAATGTTGAAGCACTAAAAGGTAGCATTCAAGTTGAGTCTTTATCCGGTAAAGAATGCACTTTTTGCCTGCAAATAGGCACGTCACTAGCTACTGCTAATGTATTAATTGTAGCTGTTGATGGTATTGCTTATGCGCTGCCAATAGAGTTTATTGAAACTGCAAAATTTGTGGTAAATTCGGAAATATTTTCCCTGGAATCTAAGGCAACTATAATTTATGAGGCTCAACCACTATCTGTAGCTTATTTGGCGGATTTACTCGATGTGAATAATAGAGAATTGCTGCAAAAATATCGCGTTCAGAGACCGGATAGTTGGATAAAATTTAAGAGAAGAACGGAGGGAGAATCCCTGACATCAGACGATCGGAAAATGTCTTGTATTGTTTTGAAAGTTGGGGAGGAAAGATTGGGATTATTTATAGATGCTTTGATTGACGAACAGGATGTGGTAATTAAACCTCAAAGTCAATTGCTCAAACGGGTGCGAAACGTTTCAGGTGCAACGATTTTGGGGACGGGGGAAGTTTGTATGGTGCTCAATCCCCACGATTTGATCAAGTCTGTACGCCAGCAAGTTTTGTCGCGCGGGGTGGCTGGCGCGCGATCGCCCATTGAGACCGTCAGCCGCAAACAAGTTATACTTTTAGCGGAAGATTCGATCGCTACCCGCACTCAAGAAAAGCGCATCCTCGAAGGTGCAGGGTATGAAGTGGTGACAGCAGTAGACGGATTGGATGCTTTCAACAAATTAAAAACTCGCTATTTTGATGCTCTGATTTCTGACGTACAAATGCCTAATTTGGACGGTTTGGGACTGACTGCTAAAATTCGAGAGCAAAAAGAATATAGTGAGTTACCGATTATTTTGGTGACATCTTTGGCCTCGGATGAAGATAGAAAAAGAGGCGCTGATGCTGGGGCTAATGCTTATATTCCTAAAGGTACGTTCAATCAAGATGTATTAATCGAAACTTTGAAAAGGTTAGTTTAG
- the cheB gene encoding chemotaxis-specific protein-glutamate methyltransferase CheB, with translation MILSPIKVLLVEDSPVATIVLKRILDGSPEIQVVGTACNGLEALELIPKLQPQVICTDLNMAQMNGLEFTQEVMKRYPLPILIISASVQAKDTQNVFELMKAGALDVFPKPIGGLASDYDRLANELIAKVKVLSGVKVFTRHQKLGLIETGDRRPRQNFHQLPIHNYQLSSKNLNSQTIKLLAVGASTGGPQALHSIISQFPANLPVPVICIQHISEGFLQGLVDWLGFESKLPVKIAGCGEFPQAGIVYFPPEKRHLELDAQGRFIYSEAAPVAGHCPSVTVTFESVANFYGRGAASVLLTGMGRDGAEGMLAIARVGGLTIAQDEASCVVFGMPKEAIALGAAQHILPVSAIAPLLLAKLKL, from the coding sequence ATGATATTATCGCCGATTAAAGTTTTGTTAGTAGAAGATTCCCCAGTAGCTACGATCGTTCTCAAGCGAATTTTGGATGGTTCGCCAGAAATCCAAGTTGTGGGAACGGCTTGTAACGGCTTAGAAGCGCTAGAATTAATCCCGAAACTTCAGCCACAAGTCATCTGTACCGATTTGAATATGGCACAAATGAACGGGTTAGAATTCACCCAGGAAGTGATGAAGAGATACCCGCTACCGATTTTAATCATTAGTGCTTCTGTCCAAGCAAAGGATACTCAAAATGTCTTTGAACTGATGAAAGCAGGTGCATTAGATGTTTTCCCGAAACCTATTGGCGGGTTGGCGTCTGACTACGATCGCCTCGCAAATGAATTAATCGCTAAAGTCAAAGTTTTGTCGGGAGTTAAAGTATTTACTCGGCATCAAAAGCTGGGATTAATCGAAACAGGCGATCGCCGCCCCAGGCAAAATTTTCATCAATTACCAATTCACAATTACCAATTATCCAGCAAAAATCTCAATTCTCAAACTATTAAGTTATTGGCTGTGGGGGCGTCTACGGGCGGGCCGCAAGCGCTGCACTCGATTATTTCGCAGTTTCCGGCTAATTTACCAGTGCCGGTAATTTGCATCCAGCACATCAGTGAGGGATTTTTGCAGGGATTGGTTGACTGGTTGGGTTTTGAATCTAAACTGCCGGTCAAAATAGCGGGTTGTGGGGAATTCCCGCAAGCTGGTATTGTTTATTTTCCGCCGGAAAAACGTCATTTAGAATTGGATGCTCAAGGACGATTTATTTATTCGGAAGCTGCTCCTGTCGCGGGACATTGCCCCTCTGTTACGGTAACATTTGAGTCAGTTGCTAATTTTTACGGTCGCGGGGCGGCGTCCGTGTTACTAACGGGAATGGGCCGAGATGGTGCTGAGGGTATGTTAGCGATCGCCCGAGTCGGCGGCTTGACAATTGCTCAAGATGAGGCGAGTTGCGTTGTGTTCGGAATGCCGAAAGAGGCGATCGCCCTGGGTGCGGCCCAGCACATTTTGCCCGTCAGCGCGATCGCTCCTCTGCTGTTGGCGAAGTTAAAACTTTAG
- a CDS encoding response regulator — translation MSANSSQVPTILAVDDSVVMQGLVKQALSKEFRVLVTDNAVDALSTIYHEQISVLLLDVSMPGIDGLELCRTVRSLPQFQNLPIVMLTARDGAFDKVQGRLAGATEYLTKPFDAEKLREVIGKFINLKS, via the coding sequence ATGTCTGCAAATAGCAGTCAAGTACCAACTATTTTGGCAGTTGATGATAGCGTTGTGATGCAAGGACTTGTCAAACAAGCTTTAAGCAAAGAATTTCGAGTTCTGGTGACAGACAATGCAGTGGACGCCTTGTCAACGATTTATCACGAACAAATTTCGGTTTTGTTGCTTGATGTTTCGATGCCTGGAATTGACGGATTGGAACTCTGCCGGACGGTGCGTAGCTTGCCTCAATTTCAGAATTTGCCGATCGTCATGCTGACAGCCAGAGATGGAGCCTTTGATAAGGTACAGGGACGTTTGGCGGGAGCAACCGAGTATCTTACTAAGCCGTTTGATGCTGAGAAGTTGCGCGAAGTAATTGGTAAGTTTATCAATCTAAAATCATAA
- a CDS encoding GAF domain-containing protein: protein MMKAPLSFGKKVFDLDRINLYQLLGSAPEDCFDDLVGLAAQVSRTPIAFLSLIDASRHWLKSLLGIDRTFAHRYLNFCDRASDPTPADIAISSNSLSECDRANSLQKPAVAPAPATALPANSFREPPAAVIVPDASTDVRFIDHPLMVSDPFVKFYAGIPVVTSSGQMLGVLCVMDSAPKDLTKETIDSLQTLARQVANLIELRWQLVKAQKEAAELENITSQEQQISELARSNQDFLWAVQTPQSRTRIFPTPKLAMLGETGKSPDLPETSACIGYDTKEIPEISPLGQPTPDLLSERSPLATLQAKIGAALRQGGTISATLSRCTDAMVDDMDASGASIWTFNPQTERLELQATSGLSSQEWEAEIEDWVRAELGKIPAAPVFLLSLPSLWAIAYPLIVEERLVGVMALSSSQALAVGALEVLGWMANALAVAIDRLKARQELLSRREGLLFGLASQMRNSLDLDKILDTAVNEIRNLLQVDQCYFLWYSVSRHGQPSFAMTHEAANPELKERLAEYPIDQVTLLAEKIRHRQTLRIGDAATAPCIEPLTRDFLTDAGIVSKLLLPLKTRSGQMGAVVCNHYSSSRSWAASEVELLQAVVDQLAIAIDQAELYAQTRAAALAAQTQARQLTETLQSLQQKEAQLIQNEKMSSLGQMVAGVAHEINNPVNFIYGNLTYCEQYVKDLLDLLRLYQKHYPEPAPEILDKSEEIDIDFVVPDLLKILSSMEMGAERIRQIVLSLRNFARHDEAEMKPVDIHEGIDSTLLILQSRLKSNGLIPGIEIIKDYGALPKVECYPGQLNQVFMNILGNAIDSLEPQPAPKTIAISTAVVPCDSQDRQSGKSIGQLAVIRIRDNGPGLAQKAKLRLFDPFFTTKPVGKGTGLGLSISYQIVVEKHGGTLTCISEPGQGAEFRIEIPLYRPVGLKQ, encoded by the coding sequence ATGATGAAAGCACCCTTGTCTTTTGGTAAAAAAGTCTTCGATCTCGATCGCATCAACTTGTATCAACTTTTGGGATCTGCTCCGGAGGATTGCTTTGACGATTTGGTGGGCTTGGCAGCTCAAGTGAGCCGAACTCCTATTGCTTTTTTGAGCTTGATTGATGCTAGCCGCCACTGGTTGAAGTCGCTCTTAGGTATCGATCGAACTTTTGCCCACCGTTACCTAAATTTTTGCGATCGTGCGAGCGATCCAACTCCGGCAGATATAGCCATCAGCTCAAACTCTCTCTCGGAATGTGACCGGGCAAATTCCCTGCAAAAACCTGCGGTTGCTCCCGCACCAGCAACCGCGCTCCCTGCAAATTCCTTCCGGGAACCGCCCGCCGCCGTCATTGTCCCAGACGCTTCCACAGATGTGCGATTTATCGATCATCCGCTCATGGTTTCCGATCCCTTCGTGAAATTTTATGCCGGCATCCCAGTCGTTACCTCAAGCGGACAGATGCTGGGAGTGCTGTGTGTGATGGACTCCGCACCAAAAGACTTGACAAAGGAAACCATTGACAGCCTGCAAACTTTGGCGCGGCAAGTTGCGAATTTAATAGAGCTGCGCTGGCAATTAGTCAAAGCGCAGAAAGAGGCAGCAGAGTTAGAAAATATCACCTCCCAAGAGCAGCAAATCTCGGAATTAGCTCGCTCAAACCAGGACTTTTTGTGGGCAGTACAGACGCCACAGAGCAGGACGAGAATATTTCCCACACCAAAGCTCGCGATGCTGGGGGAAACAGGCAAATCTCCTGATTTGCCCGAAACTTCAGCCTGCATCGGGTACGATACCAAAGAAATCCCCGAAATATCGCCCCTAGGCCAGCCAACGCCAGACTTGCTGAGCGAGCGATCGCCCCTGGCAACCCTGCAAGCAAAAATCGGTGCAGCCCTCCGGCAAGGCGGGACAATATCGGCCACCCTCAGCCGCTGCACCGACGCAATGGTAGACGATATGGACGCCTCTGGGGCGAGTATCTGGACGTTCAACCCCCAGACAGAGCGGCTAGAATTGCAGGCGACTTCAGGACTCAGCAGCCAAGAGTGGGAAGCGGAAATAGAAGATTGGGTGCGAGCCGAACTGGGAAAAATCCCAGCAGCTCCGGTGTTCCTGCTTTCGCTGCCGTCCCTTTGGGCCATTGCCTATCCGCTGATTGTGGAGGAGCGGCTAGTGGGAGTGATGGCTCTGTCTAGCAGCCAAGCCTTAGCCGTCGGAGCTTTAGAAGTTCTGGGATGGATGGCTAACGCCCTCGCCGTAGCGATCGATCGCCTCAAGGCCCGACAAGAATTGTTGAGCCGCCGCGAAGGCTTGCTGTTTGGCCTCGCCAGCCAGATGCGAAATTCCCTCGACCTCGACAAAATTTTAGATACGGCTGTTAACGAGATTCGCAACTTGTTGCAGGTTGACCAGTGTTACTTTTTGTGGTATTCAGTATCGCGACACGGACAGCCGAGCTTTGCGATGACCCACGAGGCGGCAAATCCCGAACTCAAGGAGCGGCTCGCAGAATATCCGATCGACCAAGTAACCCTGCTAGCCGAGAAAATTCGCCACCGCCAAACCCTGCGGATCGGCGACGCTGCTACAGCACCCTGCATCGAACCCCTCACACGAGATTTTTTGACCGATGCTGGGATTGTTTCTAAGCTGCTGTTGCCGCTCAAGACTCGCTCGGGTCAAATGGGGGCGGTAGTTTGCAACCATTACAGCAGCAGCCGTTCCTGGGCGGCGAGCGAAGTGGAATTGCTGCAAGCGGTGGTGGATCAACTGGCGATCGCGATCGACCAAGCCGAACTTTACGCCCAAACCCGAGCAGCCGCCTTAGCCGCTCAAACTCAAGCCCGCCAACTCACCGAAACTTTGCAGAGTTTGCAGCAGAAAGAAGCTCAGCTCATCCAAAACGAAAAAATGTCCTCTCTCGGTCAAATGGTCGCCGGCGTTGCTCACGAAATCAACAATCCCGTTAATTTTATTTACGGCAACTTGACTTATTGCGAGCAGTACGTCAAGGATCTGCTGGATTTGCTGCGCTTGTATCAAAAGCACTACCCGGAGCCGGCCCCGGAAATTCTTGACAAAAGCGAAGAAATCGATATTGATTTTGTAGTGCCGGATTTGCTGAAAATTCTGTCTTCCATGGAGATGGGAGCCGAACGCATCCGCCAAATAGTCCTATCTCTGCGGAACTTCGCGCGGCACGACGAAGCCGAGATGAAGCCGGTGGACATTCACGAAGGGATTGACAGCACGCTGCTGATTTTGCAGAGCCGTTTGAAGTCAAACGGGCTGATACCGGGAATTGAGATAATTAAAGACTACGGCGCTTTGCCGAAGGTAGAGTGCTATCCCGGACAGCTCAACCAAGTATTTATGAATATTTTGGGGAACGCGATCGACTCTTTGGAACCTCAGCCCGCACCCAAGACGATCGCCATCTCGACGGCGGTGGTGCCCTGTGACTCCCAGGATCGTCAGTCAGGAAAGTCGATCGGTCAACTTGCCGTGATTCGGATTCGCGACAACGGGCCAGGATTGGCCCAAAAAGCCAAATTGCGCTTGTTTGACCCTTTCTTTACCACCAAGCCAGTAGGTAAGGGCACCGGACTCGGCTTGTCGATCAGCTACCAAATTGTGGTGGAAAAACACGGCGGCACTTTGACTTGTATCTCAGAACCAGGACAGGGAGCCGAGTTCAGGATAGAGATCCCGCTGTATCGCCCCGTGGGCCTCAAGCAATAA